The following are encoded in a window of Corythoichthys intestinalis isolate RoL2023-P3 chromosome 8, ASM3026506v1, whole genome shotgun sequence genomic DNA:
- the LOC130920009 gene encoding inactive rhomboid protein 2-like isoform X1 translates to MPLQDGEEPPPNGSRPDSRLKSKKPPSLVIAIPTPEQMMSHDPTKLPLRPLLKKNMSGQATSSVSASISGAGDAGLSASERREKFGRQTSLSQSIRKNTAQWFGVGEDCETKQQVWQRKSLRHCSHRYGKLKAQYREPDTATSIEQSLESPTPHKMPKIVDPLARGRAFRYPEDIETRSPKAPITPGVTSLSSFTSQRSGYSRLPKRKRESVARMSIRAANNLLRGRSGLAGSLTGRSFPRRSFVRPSWLDEDTVDSADMSESLFFSKVDVHDELYSMADDVFESPPLSAAFAPCEQPDQKFSSLKDASRTPRTPTAAQEKSHPRRGRRIASQVKHFAFDNRKRDYGMGVVGKWLNRQYRRSISSAIQKQLDDFHSHRPYFTYWITFVHIVITLLSCCTYGFAPVGFAQHSKTALVLKNKGIYESVKYIQQQNFWIGPRSDDLIHLGAKFSPCIRQDKQIVQLIQKAKDLEKESGCCVQNDNSGCVQTFNSDCSETLATFIKWNSEPVDIIRSSGAVCHQDPRICEEPASAEPHTWPDDITQWPVCTYPQKWNHTGYRHMDCNIKGRPCCIGTKGRCEITTREYCSFMHGYFHEDATLCSQVHCLDDVCGLLPFLNPDVPDQFYRFWLSLFLHAGLLHCVVSVVFQMTILRDLEKLAGWVRISIIYIFSGITGNLASSLFLPYRAEVGPAGSQFGLLACLFVELFQGWQMLEEPWKAFLKLLGIVFFLFLCGLLPWIDNIAHIFGFLSGMLLSFAFLPYVTFGTFDKYRKRVLIVVSLLAYVGLFSSLIVWFYIYPINWHWLEHFTCLPFTSKFCEKYDIDHDINHVVH, encoded by the exons CCCCTTCGGCCGCTGTTGAAGAAAAACATGAGTGGCCAAGCAACCAGTTCCGTGTCTGCAAGTATCAGCGGAGCCGGAGATGCAGGCCTGTCAGCCTCAGAAAGAAGGGAAAAATTTGGAAGACAGACCTCACTCTCACAAAGTATACGCAA GAATACAGCCCAGTGGTTTGGGGTAGGCGAAGACTGTGAGACCAAACAGCAGGTGTGGCAGAGGAAGAGTCTGCGCCACTGCAGCCATCGCTATGGCAAGTTGAAGGCACAATACAGGGAACCTGACACAGCCACAAGCATTGAACAGAGCCTGGAATCTCCAACCCCACACAAGATGCCAAAG ATTGTCGACCCCTTGGCACGTGGACGAGCATTCCGTTACCCAGAGGACATAGAAACTCGCTCACCAAAGGCTCCCATCACCCCTGGGGTCACCTCGCTCAGCTCTTTTACCAGCCAACGCTCAGGGTATAGTCGCTTGCCCAAACGTAAAAGGGAATCTGTCGCCCGCATGAGCATCCGTGCTGCAAATAACCTGCTGAGG GGCCGAAGCGGCTTAGCTGGTTCCTTGACAGGTCGCAGCTTTCCCAGGAGGAGCTTTGTCAGGCCGAGTTGGCTGGATGAGGACACTGTAGACTCTGCAGACATGTCTGAGTCACTCTTTTTTAGCAAG GTTGATGTCCATGATGAATTGTACTCTATGGCTGATGATGTATTTGAATCACCACCACTGTCAGCTGCCTTTGCCCCCTGTGAGCAACCAGATCAGAAATTCTCAAGCCT TAAGGATGCATCTCGAACACCACGTACACCAACCGCAGCGCAGGAGAAAAGTCATCCTCGACGTGGCCGTCGCATTGCTTCCCAAGTGAAGCACTTTGCTTTTGACAACAGAAAACGTGACTATGGAATGGGCGTTGTGGGCAAGTGGCTGAACCGGCAGTATCGACGGAGCATCAGCAGTGCCATCCAGAAGCAGCTAGATGACTTCCACAGCCATAG GCCTTACTTTACCTACTGGATCACATTTGTCCATATTGTTATCACATTGCTGTCCTGCTGTACTTATGGTTTTGCCCCTGTCGGGTTTGCACAACATTCTAAAACTGCCCTA GTGCTGAAAAACAAAGGCATCTATGAAAGTGTCAAGTACATCCAACAGCAGAACTTTTGGATTGGGCCTAGATCT GATGACCTGATTCATTTGGGAGCCAAGTTCTCGCCATGCATCCGTCAGGACAAACAGATAGTCCAGCTGATCCAAAAGGCCAAAGATCTGGAAAAAGAGTCTGGCTGTTGTGTTCAAAATGACAACTCTGGATGTgtgcagactttcaactccgacTGCTCA GAGACATTGGCCACATTTATCAAATGGAACAGTGAGCCTGTGGACATCATCAGGTCCTCTGGTGCTGTTTGTCACCAGGATCCTAG AATATGCGAAGAGCCTGCATCAGCAGAGCCTCACACGTGGCCGGATGACATCACACAGTGGCCA GTGTGTACATATCCCCAAAAGTGGAACCATACAGGCTACAGACACATGGACTGTAACATCAAGGGACGACCTTGCTGCATAGGCACTAAGGGCAG GTGTGAGATCACAACCAGGGAGTATTGCTCTTTCATGCATGGCTACTTCCATGAGGATGCCACACTCTGTTCACAG GTTCACTGTCTTGATGATGTTTGTGGCTTGCTTCCTTTCTTAAACCCGGATGTGCCTGATCAGTTCTACCGATTTTGGCTGTCCCTTTTCCTCCATGCTGG GTTGCTACACTGCGTGGTATCAGTCGTGTTTCAAATGACCATATTGCGAGACCTGGAGAAGCTAGCAGGTTGGGTTCGCATCTCCATCATTTACATCTTTAGTGGAATAACTGGAAACCTTGCCTCTTCCCTCTTCCTGCCTTATCGAGCCGAG GTGGGTCCAGCAGGATCTCAATTTGGCCTCCTGGCGTGCCTGTTTGTTGAACTCTTTCAAGGTTGGCAGATGTTGGAGGAACCATGGAAAGCATTTTTAAAACTCTTAGGAATTGTCTTTTTCCTCTTCTTGTGCGGTCTTTTGCCATGGATAGACAACATCGctcacatttttggctttcttagTGGAATGCTGCTCTCCTTCGCCTTTCTGCCCTACGTCACCTTTGGAACTTTTGACAAGTACCGTAAACGCGTCCTCATCGTCGTATCGCTGTTGGCATACGTCGGCCTGTTCTCTTCGCTCATTGTTTGGTTTTATATTTACCCCATTAACTGGCACTGGCTGGAGCATTTCACCTGCCTACCCTTCACGAG
- the LOC130920009 gene encoding inactive rhomboid protein 2-like isoform X2, giving the protein MPLQDGEEPPPNGSRPDSRLKSKKPPSLVIAIPTPEQMMSHDPTKLPLRPLLKKNMSGQATSSVSASISGAGDAGLSASERREKFGRQTSLSQSIRKNTAQWFGVGEDCETKQQVWQRKSLRHCSHRYGKLKAQYREPDTATSIEQSLESPTPHKMPKIVDPLARGRAFRYPEDIETRSPKAPITPGVTSLSSFTSQRSGYSRLPKRKRESVARMSIRAANNLLRGRSGLAGSLTGRSFPRRSFVRPSWLDEDTVDSADMSESLFFSKVDVHDELYSMADDVFESPPLSAAFAPCEQPDQKFSSLKDASRTPRTPTAAQEKSHPRRGRRIASQVKHFAFDNRKRDYGMGVVGKWLNRQYRRSISSAIQKQLDDFHSHRPYFTYWITFVHIVITLLSCCTYGFAPVGFAQHSKTALVLKNKGIYESVKYIQQQNFWIGPRSDDLIHLGAKFSPCIRQDKQIVQLIQKAKDLEKESGCCVQNDNSGCVQTFNSDCSETLATFIKWNSEPVDIIRSSGAVCHQDPRICEEPASAEPHTWPDDITQWPVCTYPQKWNHTGYRHMDCNIKGRPCCIGTKGRCEITTREYCSFMHGYFHEDATLCSQVHCLDDVCGLLPFLNPDVPDQFYRFWLSLFLHAGLLHCVVSVVFQMTILRDLEKLAGWVRISIIYIFSGITGNLASSLFLPYRAEISHLPFYNQARHQNQS; this is encoded by the exons CCCCTTCGGCCGCTGTTGAAGAAAAACATGAGTGGCCAAGCAACCAGTTCCGTGTCTGCAAGTATCAGCGGAGCCGGAGATGCAGGCCTGTCAGCCTCAGAAAGAAGGGAAAAATTTGGAAGACAGACCTCACTCTCACAAAGTATACGCAA GAATACAGCCCAGTGGTTTGGGGTAGGCGAAGACTGTGAGACCAAACAGCAGGTGTGGCAGAGGAAGAGTCTGCGCCACTGCAGCCATCGCTATGGCAAGTTGAAGGCACAATACAGGGAACCTGACACAGCCACAAGCATTGAACAGAGCCTGGAATCTCCAACCCCACACAAGATGCCAAAG ATTGTCGACCCCTTGGCACGTGGACGAGCATTCCGTTACCCAGAGGACATAGAAACTCGCTCACCAAAGGCTCCCATCACCCCTGGGGTCACCTCGCTCAGCTCTTTTACCAGCCAACGCTCAGGGTATAGTCGCTTGCCCAAACGTAAAAGGGAATCTGTCGCCCGCATGAGCATCCGTGCTGCAAATAACCTGCTGAGG GGCCGAAGCGGCTTAGCTGGTTCCTTGACAGGTCGCAGCTTTCCCAGGAGGAGCTTTGTCAGGCCGAGTTGGCTGGATGAGGACACTGTAGACTCTGCAGACATGTCTGAGTCACTCTTTTTTAGCAAG GTTGATGTCCATGATGAATTGTACTCTATGGCTGATGATGTATTTGAATCACCACCACTGTCAGCTGCCTTTGCCCCCTGTGAGCAACCAGATCAGAAATTCTCAAGCCT TAAGGATGCATCTCGAACACCACGTACACCAACCGCAGCGCAGGAGAAAAGTCATCCTCGACGTGGCCGTCGCATTGCTTCCCAAGTGAAGCACTTTGCTTTTGACAACAGAAAACGTGACTATGGAATGGGCGTTGTGGGCAAGTGGCTGAACCGGCAGTATCGACGGAGCATCAGCAGTGCCATCCAGAAGCAGCTAGATGACTTCCACAGCCATAG GCCTTACTTTACCTACTGGATCACATTTGTCCATATTGTTATCACATTGCTGTCCTGCTGTACTTATGGTTTTGCCCCTGTCGGGTTTGCACAACATTCTAAAACTGCCCTA GTGCTGAAAAACAAAGGCATCTATGAAAGTGTCAAGTACATCCAACAGCAGAACTTTTGGATTGGGCCTAGATCT GATGACCTGATTCATTTGGGAGCCAAGTTCTCGCCATGCATCCGTCAGGACAAACAGATAGTCCAGCTGATCCAAAAGGCCAAAGATCTGGAAAAAGAGTCTGGCTGTTGTGTTCAAAATGACAACTCTGGATGTgtgcagactttcaactccgacTGCTCA GAGACATTGGCCACATTTATCAAATGGAACAGTGAGCCTGTGGACATCATCAGGTCCTCTGGTGCTGTTTGTCACCAGGATCCTAG AATATGCGAAGAGCCTGCATCAGCAGAGCCTCACACGTGGCCGGATGACATCACACAGTGGCCA GTGTGTACATATCCCCAAAAGTGGAACCATACAGGCTACAGACACATGGACTGTAACATCAAGGGACGACCTTGCTGCATAGGCACTAAGGGCAG GTGTGAGATCACAACCAGGGAGTATTGCTCTTTCATGCATGGCTACTTCCATGAGGATGCCACACTCTGTTCACAG GTTCACTGTCTTGATGATGTTTGTGGCTTGCTTCCTTTCTTAAACCCGGATGTGCCTGATCAGTTCTACCGATTTTGGCTGTCCCTTTTCCTCCATGCTGG GTTGCTACACTGCGTGGTATCAGTCGTGTTTCAAATGACCATATTGCGAGACCTGGAGAAGCTAGCAGGTTGGGTTCGCATCTCCATCATTTACATCTTTAGTGGAATAACTGGAAACCTTGCCTCTTCCCTCTTCCTGCCTTATCGAGCCGAG ATTAGCCATCTGCCATTTTACAACCAAGCAAGACACCAAAATCAGTCCTGA
- the LOC130920009 gene encoding inactive rhomboid protein 2-like isoform X4 → MPLQDGEEPPPNGSRPDSRLKSKKPPSLVIAIPTPEQMMSHDPTKLPLRPLLKKNMSGQATSSVSASISGAGDAGLSASERREKFGRQTSLSQSIRKNTAQWFGVGEDCETKQQVWQRKSLRHCSHRYGKLKAQYREPDTATSIEQSLESPTPHKMPKIVDPLARGRAFRYPEDIETRSPKAPITPGVTSLSSFTSQRSGYSRLPKRKRESVARMSIRAANNLLRGRSGLAGSLTGRSFPRRSFVRPSWLDEDTVDSADMSESLFFSKVDVHDELYSMADDVFESPPLSAAFAPCEQPDQKFSSLKDASRTPRTPTAAQEKSHPRRGRRIASQVKHFAFDNRKRDYGMGVVGKWLNRQYRRSISSAIQKQLDDFHSHRPYFTYWITFVHIVITLLSCCTYGFAPVGFAQHSKTALVLKNKGIYESVKYIQQQNFWIGPRSDDLIHLGAKFSPCIRQDKQIVQLIQKAKDLEKESGCCVQNDNSGCVQTFNSDCSETLATFIKWNSEPVDIIRSSGAVCHQDPRICEEPASAEPHTWPDDITQWPVCTYPQKWNHTGYRHMDCNIKGRPCCIGTKGRCEITTREYCSFMHGYFHEDATLCSQVHCLDDVCGLLPFLNPDVPDQFYRFWLSLFLHAGLLHCVVSVVFQMTILRDLEKLAGWVRISIIYIFSGITGNLASSLFLPYRAEFVQSRWVQFIEA, encoded by the exons CCCCTTCGGCCGCTGTTGAAGAAAAACATGAGTGGCCAAGCAACCAGTTCCGTGTCTGCAAGTATCAGCGGAGCCGGAGATGCAGGCCTGTCAGCCTCAGAAAGAAGGGAAAAATTTGGAAGACAGACCTCACTCTCACAAAGTATACGCAA GAATACAGCCCAGTGGTTTGGGGTAGGCGAAGACTGTGAGACCAAACAGCAGGTGTGGCAGAGGAAGAGTCTGCGCCACTGCAGCCATCGCTATGGCAAGTTGAAGGCACAATACAGGGAACCTGACACAGCCACAAGCATTGAACAGAGCCTGGAATCTCCAACCCCACACAAGATGCCAAAG ATTGTCGACCCCTTGGCACGTGGACGAGCATTCCGTTACCCAGAGGACATAGAAACTCGCTCACCAAAGGCTCCCATCACCCCTGGGGTCACCTCGCTCAGCTCTTTTACCAGCCAACGCTCAGGGTATAGTCGCTTGCCCAAACGTAAAAGGGAATCTGTCGCCCGCATGAGCATCCGTGCTGCAAATAACCTGCTGAGG GGCCGAAGCGGCTTAGCTGGTTCCTTGACAGGTCGCAGCTTTCCCAGGAGGAGCTTTGTCAGGCCGAGTTGGCTGGATGAGGACACTGTAGACTCTGCAGACATGTCTGAGTCACTCTTTTTTAGCAAG GTTGATGTCCATGATGAATTGTACTCTATGGCTGATGATGTATTTGAATCACCACCACTGTCAGCTGCCTTTGCCCCCTGTGAGCAACCAGATCAGAAATTCTCAAGCCT TAAGGATGCATCTCGAACACCACGTACACCAACCGCAGCGCAGGAGAAAAGTCATCCTCGACGTGGCCGTCGCATTGCTTCCCAAGTGAAGCACTTTGCTTTTGACAACAGAAAACGTGACTATGGAATGGGCGTTGTGGGCAAGTGGCTGAACCGGCAGTATCGACGGAGCATCAGCAGTGCCATCCAGAAGCAGCTAGATGACTTCCACAGCCATAG GCCTTACTTTACCTACTGGATCACATTTGTCCATATTGTTATCACATTGCTGTCCTGCTGTACTTATGGTTTTGCCCCTGTCGGGTTTGCACAACATTCTAAAACTGCCCTA GTGCTGAAAAACAAAGGCATCTATGAAAGTGTCAAGTACATCCAACAGCAGAACTTTTGGATTGGGCCTAGATCT GATGACCTGATTCATTTGGGAGCCAAGTTCTCGCCATGCATCCGTCAGGACAAACAGATAGTCCAGCTGATCCAAAAGGCCAAAGATCTGGAAAAAGAGTCTGGCTGTTGTGTTCAAAATGACAACTCTGGATGTgtgcagactttcaactccgacTGCTCA GAGACATTGGCCACATTTATCAAATGGAACAGTGAGCCTGTGGACATCATCAGGTCCTCTGGTGCTGTTTGTCACCAGGATCCTAG AATATGCGAAGAGCCTGCATCAGCAGAGCCTCACACGTGGCCGGATGACATCACACAGTGGCCA GTGTGTACATATCCCCAAAAGTGGAACCATACAGGCTACAGACACATGGACTGTAACATCAAGGGACGACCTTGCTGCATAGGCACTAAGGGCAG GTGTGAGATCACAACCAGGGAGTATTGCTCTTTCATGCATGGCTACTTCCATGAGGATGCCACACTCTGTTCACAG GTTCACTGTCTTGATGATGTTTGTGGCTTGCTTCCTTTCTTAAACCCGGATGTGCCTGATCAGTTCTACCGATTTTGGCTGTCCCTTTTCCTCCATGCTGG GTTGCTACACTGCGTGGTATCAGTCGTGTTTCAAATGACCATATTGCGAGACCTGGAGAAGCTAGCAGGTTGGGTTCGCATCTCCATCATTTACATCTTTAGTGGAATAACTGGAAACCTTGCCTCTTCCCTCTTCCTGCCTTATCGAGCCGAG
- the LOC130920009 gene encoding inactive rhomboid protein 2-like isoform X3, with product MPLQDGEEPPPNGSRPDSRLKSKKPPSLVIAIPTPEQMMSHDPTKLPLRPLLKKNMSGQATSSVSASISGAGDAGLSASERREKFGRQTSLSQSIRKNTAQWFGVGEDCETKQQVWQRKSLRHCSHRYGKLKAQYREPDTATSIEQSLESPTPHKMPKIVDPLARGRAFRYPEDIETRSPKAPITPGVTSLSSFTSQRSGYSRLPKRKRESVARMSIRAANNLLRGRSGLAGSLTGRSFPRRSFVRPSWLDEDTVDSADMSESLFFSKVDVHDELYSMADDVFESPPLSAAFAPCEQPDQKFSSLKDASRTPRTPTAAQEKSHPRRGRRIASQVKHFAFDNRKRDYGMGVVGKWLNRQYRRSISSAIQKQLDDFHSHRPYFTYWITFVHIVITLLSCCTYGFAPVGFAQHSKTALVLKNKGIYESVKYIQQQNFWIGPRSDDLIHLGAKFSPCIRQDKQIVQLIQKAKDLEKESGCCVQNDNSGCVQTFNSDCSETLATFIKWNSEPVDIIRSSGAVCHQDPRICEEPASAEPHTWPDDITQWPVCTYPQKWNHTGYRHMDCNIKGRPCCIGTKGRCEITTREYCSFMHGYFHEDATLCSQVHCLDDVCGLLPFLNPDVPDQFYRFWLSLFLHAGLLHCVVSVVFQMTILRDLEKLAGWVRISIIYIFSGITGNLASSLFLPYRAEHHFEFSDHRLYGQK from the exons CCCCTTCGGCCGCTGTTGAAGAAAAACATGAGTGGCCAAGCAACCAGTTCCGTGTCTGCAAGTATCAGCGGAGCCGGAGATGCAGGCCTGTCAGCCTCAGAAAGAAGGGAAAAATTTGGAAGACAGACCTCACTCTCACAAAGTATACGCAA GAATACAGCCCAGTGGTTTGGGGTAGGCGAAGACTGTGAGACCAAACAGCAGGTGTGGCAGAGGAAGAGTCTGCGCCACTGCAGCCATCGCTATGGCAAGTTGAAGGCACAATACAGGGAACCTGACACAGCCACAAGCATTGAACAGAGCCTGGAATCTCCAACCCCACACAAGATGCCAAAG ATTGTCGACCCCTTGGCACGTGGACGAGCATTCCGTTACCCAGAGGACATAGAAACTCGCTCACCAAAGGCTCCCATCACCCCTGGGGTCACCTCGCTCAGCTCTTTTACCAGCCAACGCTCAGGGTATAGTCGCTTGCCCAAACGTAAAAGGGAATCTGTCGCCCGCATGAGCATCCGTGCTGCAAATAACCTGCTGAGG GGCCGAAGCGGCTTAGCTGGTTCCTTGACAGGTCGCAGCTTTCCCAGGAGGAGCTTTGTCAGGCCGAGTTGGCTGGATGAGGACACTGTAGACTCTGCAGACATGTCTGAGTCACTCTTTTTTAGCAAG GTTGATGTCCATGATGAATTGTACTCTATGGCTGATGATGTATTTGAATCACCACCACTGTCAGCTGCCTTTGCCCCCTGTGAGCAACCAGATCAGAAATTCTCAAGCCT TAAGGATGCATCTCGAACACCACGTACACCAACCGCAGCGCAGGAGAAAAGTCATCCTCGACGTGGCCGTCGCATTGCTTCCCAAGTGAAGCACTTTGCTTTTGACAACAGAAAACGTGACTATGGAATGGGCGTTGTGGGCAAGTGGCTGAACCGGCAGTATCGACGGAGCATCAGCAGTGCCATCCAGAAGCAGCTAGATGACTTCCACAGCCATAG GCCTTACTTTACCTACTGGATCACATTTGTCCATATTGTTATCACATTGCTGTCCTGCTGTACTTATGGTTTTGCCCCTGTCGGGTTTGCACAACATTCTAAAACTGCCCTA GTGCTGAAAAACAAAGGCATCTATGAAAGTGTCAAGTACATCCAACAGCAGAACTTTTGGATTGGGCCTAGATCT GATGACCTGATTCATTTGGGAGCCAAGTTCTCGCCATGCATCCGTCAGGACAAACAGATAGTCCAGCTGATCCAAAAGGCCAAAGATCTGGAAAAAGAGTCTGGCTGTTGTGTTCAAAATGACAACTCTGGATGTgtgcagactttcaactccgacTGCTCA GAGACATTGGCCACATTTATCAAATGGAACAGTGAGCCTGTGGACATCATCAGGTCCTCTGGTGCTGTTTGTCACCAGGATCCTAG AATATGCGAAGAGCCTGCATCAGCAGAGCCTCACACGTGGCCGGATGACATCACACAGTGGCCA GTGTGTACATATCCCCAAAAGTGGAACCATACAGGCTACAGACACATGGACTGTAACATCAAGGGACGACCTTGCTGCATAGGCACTAAGGGCAG GTGTGAGATCACAACCAGGGAGTATTGCTCTTTCATGCATGGCTACTTCCATGAGGATGCCACACTCTGTTCACAG GTTCACTGTCTTGATGATGTTTGTGGCTTGCTTCCTTTCTTAAACCCGGATGTGCCTGATCAGTTCTACCGATTTTGGCTGTCCCTTTTCCTCCATGCTGG GTTGCTACACTGCGTGGTATCAGTCGTGTTTCAAATGACCATATTGCGAGACCTGGAGAAGCTAGCAGGTTGGGTTCGCATCTCCATCATTTACATCTTTAGTGGAATAACTGGAAACCTTGCCTCTTCCCTCTTCCTGCCTTATCGAGCCGAG